From Roseibium alexandrii DFL-11, the proteins below share one genomic window:
- a CDS encoding EAL domain-containing protein: protein MVIIALSSAAVMVFQFGRPFGEAVSLSLALMCTMILVHLLIGRSRDRSAVSDAVERLEERMTDLDEDVGNLEGRLTGMEHTMPRRTRAEIDPLFAEVEVLGTLVKQMAEAMSDLETKVEDQQAIAPPPPMQSLPQYQQPQQPNQGYPQTNGQGQSHPGQYPQQAPVPHHAPYAPPQAPQPGPYNDGVVPTHRDMSELDRRYGVHVPRDGRAPDGGAGAREIDEGFADLPAEPSAERLTNPGPNPAMNELITSALNANRVELFLQPIVSLPQRQVKHYEAFTRLRNANGDSIEAQAFMPEAVRSGHIARIDNLLLFRSVQVIRRLMSRNRNAVLFCNISSLSLSDKTFFPGFLEFVRSNREFSDALIFEFSQSDIAQMSAVELESLAALYESGFRFSVDQIDDMRMDFNSLAGRGFKYGKLNADYLIGRRETNHGHIHPADFGDLLHRYGMELITDHVETESQVLELLDFDVKLAQGNLFSPPRPVRAEVLQGTPAPRKKAAG from the coding sequence ATGGTGATCATTGCACTGTCTTCAGCGGCAGTGATGGTTTTCCAATTTGGCCGTCCATTTGGCGAAGCCGTGTCTCTGTCCCTAGCGCTGATGTGCACGATGATCCTCGTTCATTTGCTGATCGGACGGTCGCGGGACCGCAGTGCAGTGAGCGACGCCGTAGAGCGCCTCGAAGAACGCATGACGGATCTCGACGAGGATGTCGGCAATCTGGAAGGTCGTCTCACCGGCATGGAACATACGATGCCGCGCCGGACCCGGGCAGAAATCGATCCATTGTTTGCAGAGGTCGAAGTGCTCGGCACTCTGGTCAAGCAGATGGCAGAAGCCATGTCCGACCTGGAGACCAAGGTGGAGGATCAGCAGGCCATTGCACCTCCGCCACCCATGCAGAGTTTGCCGCAATATCAGCAGCCTCAGCAGCCAAACCAAGGATATCCGCAGACCAACGGCCAAGGTCAATCTCATCCGGGTCAGTATCCGCAGCAAGCGCCAGTCCCGCACCATGCTCCTTACGCGCCACCGCAAGCGCCGCAACCTGGCCCTTACAATGACGGCGTCGTTCCGACCCATCGTGATATGTCTGAGCTGGACCGTCGCTATGGTGTGCACGTGCCACGCGATGGCCGTGCGCCTGATGGTGGTGCCGGTGCGCGCGAAATCGATGAAGGTTTTGCCGATCTTCCGGCTGAACCATCTGCGGAGCGCCTGACCAATCCAGGCCCCAACCCGGCCATGAATGAGCTCATCACATCGGCGCTGAATGCAAACCGTGTTGAGCTTTTTCTGCAACCGATTGTGAGTTTGCCTCAGCGTCAGGTGAAGCACTACGAAGCGTTTACCCGCCTGCGGAACGCCAATGGCGATTCCATTGAGGCGCAAGCCTTCATGCCCGAAGCCGTTCGCTCCGGACACATCGCCCGCATCGACAACTTGCTTCTGTTCCGGTCGGTTCAGGTTATCCGCAGGCTGATGTCGCGCAATCGCAACGCTGTCCTGTTCTGCAACATCTCTTCGTTGTCCTTGTCGGACAAGACCTTCTTCCCCGGCTTCCTGGAGTTCGTCCGGTCCAACCGTGAGTTCTCAGACGCCCTGATTTTCGAGTTCTCGCAATCCGACATTGCTCAGATGAGTGCAGTTGAGCTGGAAAGCCTTGCGGCGCTTTATGAATCCGGTTTCCGTTTCTCTGTTGATCAGATTGATGACATGAGAATGGACTTCAACAGCCTGGCGGGCCGTGGCTTTAAGTATGGCAAGTTGAATGCGGATTATCTGATTGGCCGGCGGGAAACCAATCACGGTCACATTCACCCGGCCGATTTTGGGGATCTGCTGCATCGCTACGGGATGGAACTGATCACTGATCACGTAGAAACCGAGTCCCAGGTGCTTGAGCTCCTCGACTTCGACGTCAAACTGGCCCAGGGCAACCTCTTCTCACCGCCGCGGCCTGTGCGGGCGGAAGTCTTGCAAGGCACACCGGCACCACGCAAGAAAGCGGCTGGCTAG